AAGATTCACCAGCGTCTCCTCATCCTGCCCGGCGCTGCAGTTCCGCTGCGTGAACTGGCATTGCGCCCGCCCAAAGGTGTGTGCTCCTTGGAGGGCGACAAGGTCAGTGTCGTCGAGGCCCATGTTTCTGAACTTCTCCTGCAGCGTCTCCAGAGAGTCGAAGGGGCTCGGTAGATTGTTGGCGCTCTCGATGTTGGTGGTCGTGCCATCACGgcggccaagcggcacactccagCGTGGCCCTCCAGCCAGCTCGACGGAGATCTCGGAGGCGAGGGCGAGGATGTCGGCGCAGGACACGATGCCAGGGCATGCGTTCTCCAGTGCACGCTTGATGCTGTCGACCACCTTGAACCCGCGTGCTGACCTGTCGTTGGCAGGGACCTCCTTCTCGGTCATGATCGCCGGGAGGTCATTGTCCAGCAAAAGCGAGCCGTCACAACCCTGAACAAAGCAATCATGGAAGTGGAGGCGGACGAGGCTGGCTGGGATGCGCGCGTCGGCGACGCGGGCGTTCTGGATGACGCGCCGAACAATGTCGTGCGCACTGGGGCACGAGTCGTCGTAGAAGGACGAGCTCAACCCGGCACCTACATCGCCATAACCGTAGGCTCCATGGCTCAGCGCTAGGACTAGCGCTGCCGTGAGCAAGAGGCTGCAGCGAGCAGCTAACGGGAAGCAAGAGGAAGCCGCCATGTGCACCACTGCACGTTCAGAAGGAGAAGGCTAGAATTAAGCTGCTCAATTTGGCACTGATGGATGGATTGGCAAGCTAGCTGCTAGAAGGAAATGAAGGAATATCGTAGACGATGGACGTGAGGGAAACCAGAACGGTTTGTAAGCTATATATAGTCTAGCCATTCTGCAGGATTTTGTGGAAGCGCGTTTGACATGTTCCCCATGCCGTTGTCAACTTGAGTATTAGCAGTGCCGTACGTGGGCTACCGCCTACCGCAGTTTTCCTTTGCTGCACGAGGCTGCTCATATTATTTTATATGAATGATTAGCGCGAACAAGTTGGAAGAGGTCGTCCTGATGATCTAAGAGAAGAGGTCCTCCTCACGAAATATTGTGTTGTATATGTTGCGTGTGGCAGCCACGGCGATTTGCGTCAGACATAGCTTATCGTGACCCGCGTTCCTAAATGTGAGGTGTATTTTTTTTTAAAGTCTAATTTGTCAAACTATGACCAATTTTATAGAAAAAAATGCCAATGTCTAGAATACCAAATTACTATCACTAGTTTCATcatgaaatatatttttatattttattatttAGTATTGTTGATCTTTATATATTTTGCTATAAACTTGATCAAACATAGATATCATTTTACTTCTAGAAAAactaatacaccttatatttagAAATATTATGTTGTATATGTTGCGTTCGGCGGCGACCATGATTTGTGTCAGACATAGTTTATCTTGACTTTGTATGTAGTTGCCAGGAATGGTCCGGGAGACCAGATCAGCCACACCGTGTGATCCTTAGCTTACATTTCTTCCATCTTTCTCCCatttctttattttatttagacaaggagagagaccttttCTTCTAGTGGGTTAATTGCCCTCCGTTGCAAAAGAGTAATATTTCTTTTTTGTTTCAGTACTAATTGTATCTAGTAATATATGCCTATAGTATCCTCATGTTGTGGTTGTATTTCTTTTCTTATTCCAGTATGCATGGTCGTCTTTTTTCTGCCCTACTGTGTCCGACCTTCTCATTCTTGTTGAGTAGCTCGATTAAGAGggcattcttcttcttgttgagTAGCTCGATTAAGAGGgcgtttttcttcttcttccctcttGTAATGTTAGTTGTGCACCATAGCCGCCTCAGCGTTCATGTCTGACAGCGCAAGTGACATGCCCTCTTCACTCCGCTCCATCTCATTTGTCTTTACCAGTCTGTGGTTGCATGATTCCTGTTTGATGATTTTTTCGAAGGTTTGCTCTTGAATTCATCCATAAGCTGGAGGAAAAATGTATGCATGGACTTGTCTATACCTTTGGTTCGCTGCCTGCCTCCTATTTTATGGAATGCTTGCAAACGTGCTGCATAGTATTGAAATCAGATATACGACTTCAAATCTTTTCCCCATTTGATTCCTCTCCTGTTGCAATTTTGGTTCCAGCCTATGTAAGTGTGAAGCTGATTTCATGTAAACATGTTGCTCTTTCAGCTTCACTTCCTGCTGCCATACAAATGTTTTTTGGTTTAGTGGAGTGTAATCAGTTTGAGAGCAGGGAACATGTGAAATAAGAACAGAGAGGTCTTATAAGTTCATCTCCTGCAATTTGTTTTAGGACGTGCAAAATAGACTCACACTGCTCAGCTCCATAGAAGCATGAGAGTTGAACATACCCTGAATCTTAAGGCAATGATTAGAATTTGTCTTAAACATTGTTAGTATTTGTGGATGCATGCCAAGGCTTTAATCATAACTATATGTGAGCGAACGTTTTTGCAGCATATAAGTTAGGCTATATCCACATGAGAGCAATCAAGCAACAAAAATCAATGCAAATACTTATGATCTTAAGAACTAGGTGATATTCCTGTCGTCCTCGAGAACAATCTAGTCAATATAAGAAACACAATCGGCTTGTCCTTATAACAATTAAGGATTGAGTCAATTGTTGCACTCATTTACTTTCATTtgattgtttttttttttttgcatatttgCAACCATCCAAACACTCGAAACACACAAATGCCACTATTTTTAAGCTTTTGCAGTGATTCCTATATAATTTCCATAGGCTGATTCCTTTTgttcctcattgggttcgactcTACTTATCAaacaccacccccccccccccctctaccTTCTACATTATGCATGTCAAATGTAGTGTTAATCATTACTTCTCCATAATGTCTTGACACTAAATTGAATGATTTCAAAGCGATGTTAATGTGTGTATAAAAAACTAAGCCGTTCAGTATGAAAAGAATGGATTCATGTGTAGTTAAGGGAAAAAGGAACACTTGCATTTGTTTCCAAAGAAAAGAATAAGAGGACACTTTACTGTCAGAACTAGATGATACCCCACACATTGTTGCGAGAATGTTTCGCAATATAATTCAGTGAGATTTGGTTgtattgagcatgaatatttagaGTAATAATATCAGAACTAAACTGAAAATAAATATGATTTATTATGTTTGATTATTGCATAGTTGTAAAATCTGCAAATTCTCATGCATGTTTGCATGTTGAGGTGTGGCATTTACTATGCATAGTTGCATGTTGAGTGGTCATTTTCTCATGCATGTTGTCTGGTGAGGTAACATGCTTGCATGTTGAAAAAAATAGATTAATGGGTGCTAGCTAACTCCCTATCCCTCTTGCACACTCCATAATGCGCCGACAGTAAATTGAATGATTTCAATG
The Aegilops tauschii subsp. strangulata cultivar AL8/78 chromosome 3, Aet v6.0, whole genome shotgun sequence genome window above contains:
- the LOC109750245 gene encoding peroxidase 2-like, encoding MAASSCFPLAARCSLLLTAALVLALSHGAYGYGDVGAGLSSSFYDDSCPSAHDIVRRVIQNARVADARIPASLVRLHFHDCFVQGCDGSLLLDNDLPAIMTEKEVPANDRSARGFKVVDSIKRALENACPGIVSCADILALASEISVELAGGPRWSVPLGRRDGTTTNIESANNLPSPFDSLETLQEKFRNMGLDDTDLVALQGAHTFGRAQCQFTQRNCSAGQDEETLVNLDTITPHVFDNKYYGNLLHGRAPLPSDQVMLSDPVAAATTARIVRRFSGSQKHFFKNFAASMVKMGNISPLTGRAGEIRNNCRRVNRKPY